The sequence below is a genomic window from Falsibacillus pallidus.
CGACAGAACCATCGTTAAAGAATTCAGAGTGCTTGCATTTAGAGCAGACATAATGCGGAGGCAATGGATTTACTTCAGTTATTTCCGTCATCGTTGCTACAAATGAGGAACCGACTGATCCACGTGATCCTACAAGATATCCATCATCGAGCGATTTTTTAACCAGCTTATGTGAAATCAGATAGATTACCGCAAAACCGTGGCCTATGATACTCTTTAATTCTTTTTCCAGACGTGCTTCTACGATTTCAGGAAGGTCTTCTCCATATATCCTTCTTGCCATACCATAGCTCATACTGCGCATTTCTTCATCTGCCCCTTCAATTTTAGGGGTGAAAAGATCATCCTTGATGACTTTGATGGAATCTATCATATCTGCAATTTTGTTGGAGTTTTCAACAACAATTTCTTTAGCCTTGTCTTTTCCTAAAAATGCAAATGCATCAAGCATTTCATTCGTTGTCCTAAAGTGAACATCCGGTAATTCATGTCTGTTGAGCGGATTGGCACCACCCTGTGAATTGACCAGGATTTTCCTATAAATTTTATCATTTGGATTTAGATAATGAACGTTGCCTGTTGCAACGACAGGAATATTTAATTCATCACCAAGTTTTACAATATTCCCTATGATTTCTTCCAATGCTCTTTCATCTTGAATCAGTTCCATTTCAATAAGGGGCGTATAAATGTCTTTTGGCATTACCTCAAGATAATCGTAGAAGGAAGCAATTTCCTTTACTTCTTCAGGAGCCTTCTGCATCATGCCTTCAAATACTTCCCCTTTATCACAGCCTGAACCTATCAATATCCCGTCCCGGTGTTTTTGAAGCAGCGATCTTGGAATTCTCGGAACACGAAAGAAATAATTCAAATGCGAAATAGACACAAGCTTGAATAGATTTTTTAACCCTTCCTCTGACTGTGCCAGCAGGGTGCAATGAGAAGGACGGGCCCTCTTATATGCATCGCCTTTTCCCATATAGTCATTGAATTGTTCGTGATATTCGATTCCTTTTTCAGATGCATCCTTCAGTAATTTGATTAAAATGTATCCTGTCGCTTCAGCATCATAAATGGCTCTATGGTGCTGGGTCAATTCCACATCGAATTTCTTAGCCAGTGTATTTAATCGGTGATTTTTGAATTCCGGATAGAGGAATCTGGCTAATTCCAATGTATCGATAACTGGATTAACGGCCTTCCCAATACCTATTTTCTTGTAGACAACATTTAAGAAGCCCATGTCAAATGACGCATTGTGAGCCACCAAGATCGAATCTCCTGCCCATTGGTGGAATTCTTCCACAACGACTTCTGGATCAGGTGCATTTTCGACAAGGTCATCTGTAATCCCCGTCAAATTGATTGTAGTAGCAGACAGCTTGTGATGCGGATTGGCAAAGCGCTCGAACTTGTCCACTATTTCACCATTATGGATTTTTACAGCCGCAAGCTCGATGATTGTATTGTATACAGCCGAAAGACCTGTTGTTTCCACGTCGAATACCACATAAGTATCCTCTTCCAGGAGGCGCTTCGCTTCGTTATACACAATCGGCACGCCATCATCAATCAAGTTTGCTTCAAGGCCATACAATACTTTAATGTCATTTTTTTTGCTTGCATTGAAGGCTTCGGGAAAAGATTGGACACCTACATGATCTGTGATGGCGATGGCTTTGTGCCCCCATTTTTTTGCTTGGCTTACTAAATCGGCAACTGAAGAAATGGCATCCATTTGGCTCATCGGTGTATGAAGGTGAAGCTCGACACGCTTTTCATCTTCAGGAGCGGTGTCTTTTCTGGTAATCGGTCTAATTTCATTGACATCATTCGCAATCATCACGAGGTCGCGGACAAACGTATCATTTTGTATGCTCCCGCGCACCCTTGCCCACATTCCTTTTTTCACGCGGTTGAACATAGCTGCATCCTCTTTATCTCGTGAGAACATTTTAACGAGCATTGAACTTGTGTAATCGGTAATTTTAAATGTGAGGAGTGTTCTGCCGCTGCGAAGCTCTTTTGTCTCAGCATCGAAAATATAGCCTTCGATGGCGATTCTGCGCTCTTCATCATGAATGTCAATAAGATTTCTGAAATCCGAGTCCTCTTTTATCATCAAGCCGATTTGGAGAGGTCCTGAATCCTGGGCAGCGTTATCTTTTTCAGAATCACGCTTTTGCATGTCAATGACAGCCTGTTTAGCGCGTTCTTCGTCTTCTTTCTTCTTTTGTTCCAAAAATTGCTGATACTCTTCCGTTGGTCCTTCTGCTTTTATTTCCGCATCTAAAACAAGCTTGGGAAAACCGAAGTTTTGATAAATCGAAGAAATCCATTCTCCATATTTCCTTTTCAGCGTTATTCCTTCAAGTTCATTTCCCGCTTTAATAATGATTTTATTGCCTTTCACCATTGGTTTTTGGCTATTTAATAGAGCTAAAAGCGGTGGTGATATCCCATCGATTTCTTTTATGCAGCTTTGCCAATAATCCAAGATCA
It includes:
- a CDS encoding PolC-type DNA polymerase III is translated as MNGNPSEKRERFRLLLDQLKLTDDKYMPHFEGAEIAKLTADRSAKKWNFSFRFKSIIPCELFSLFSQQLERTFSHIASVSFTIETEEPIISEELILDYWQSCIKEIDGISPPLLALLNSQKPMVKGNKIIIKAGNELEGITLKRKYGEWISSIYQNFGFPKLVLDAEIKAEGPTEEYQQFLEQKKKEDEERAKQAVIDMQKRDSEKDNAAQDSGPLQIGLMIKEDSDFRNLIDIHDEERRIAIEGYIFDAETKELRSGRTLLTFKITDYTSSMLVKMFSRDKEDAAMFNRVKKGMWARVRGSIQNDTFVRDLVMIANDVNEIRPITRKDTAPEDEKRVELHLHTPMSQMDAISSVADLVSQAKKWGHKAIAITDHVGVQSFPEAFNASKKNDIKVLYGLEANLIDDGVPIVYNEAKRLLEEDTYVVFDVETTGLSAVYNTIIELAAVKIHNGEIVDKFERFANPHHKLSATTINLTGITDDLVENAPDPEVVVEEFHQWAGDSILVAHNASFDMGFLNVVYKKIGIGKAVNPVIDTLELARFLYPEFKNHRLNTLAKKFDVELTQHHRAIYDAEATGYILIKLLKDASEKGIEYHEQFNDYMGKGDAYKRARPSHCTLLAQSEEGLKNLFKLVSISHLNYFFRVPRIPRSLLQKHRDGILIGSGCDKGEVFEGMMQKAPEEVKEIASFYDYLEVMPKDIYTPLIEMELIQDERALEEIIGNIVKLGDELNIPVVATGNVHYLNPNDKIYRKILVNSQGGANPLNRHELPDVHFRTTNEMLDAFAFLGKDKAKEIVVENSNKIADMIDSIKVIKDDLFTPKIEGADEEMRSMSYGMARRIYGEDLPEIVEARLEKELKSIIGHGFAVIYLISHKLVKKSLDDGYLVGSRGSVGSSFVATMTEITEVNPLPPHYVCSKCKHSEFFNDGSVGSGFDLPDKQCPNCGATYKKDGHDIPFETFLGFKGDKVPDIDLNFSGEYQPHAHNYTKVLFGEDNVYRAGTIGTVADKTAFGYVKGYSQDNNLTLRGAEIERLAQGCTGVKRTTGQHPGGIIVVPDYMDIFDFSPIQYPADDSKSGWKTTHFDFHSIHDNLLKLDILGHDDPTMIRMLQDLSGIDPKTIPTDDPEVMKIFSGTESLGVTQEQIMCKTGTLGIPEFGTRFVRQMLEDTKPTTFSELVQISGLSHGTDVWLGNAQELIHNSICTLSEVIGCRDDIMVYLIYQGLDPAFAFKIMESVRKGKGLSEEMEAEMRDKEVPEWYIDSCKKIKYMFPKAHAAAYVLMAVRIAYFKVHLPLLYYAAYFTVRAEDFDVDAMVKGSQSIKAKIDEINAKGLDMSTKEKNLLTVLELSLEMCERGFKFQRVDLYKSSADEFIIEGDTLIPPFNAIPGLGTNAAMNIVNSRKDGEFLSKEDLQQRGKVSKTIMEYLDNHGCLGSMPEQNQLSLF